In Neodiprion pinetum isolate iyNeoPine1 chromosome 6, iyNeoPine1.2, whole genome shotgun sequence, one genomic interval encodes:
- the LOC124221418 gene encoding uncharacterized protein, with product MLKAKINNVIDVVEVMSKKLDGIKCTDNIPDANQEADNPELEVMNLFPICHVKMLQRVEKELTNNAMKQKLMTALLKIGGSDYKNTTTRLMERLFSNYVAEKFSWVGSKGKRIFSTLHLCRVILDVVGKASTTNLVTEDMIAKVIKDWLRHAKERLSREKPPLSLHTDAEENSAREPDAEVELNVPGVAEGTDYSN from the exons ATGCTGAAAGCCAAAATCAATAATGTTATTGATGTTGTGGAGGTGATGAGTAAGAAGCTAGATGGTATAAAATGTACTGATAATATTCCGGATGCGAATCAAGAAGCTGATAACCCCGAACTTGAAGTCATGAATCTTTTCCCAATTTGCCATGTAAAAATGTTGCAAAGAGTAGAAAAAGAATTAACGAACAATgcgatgaaacaaaaattg ATGACAGCATTACTAAAAATCGGTGGAAGTGATTACAAAAACACTACCACTAGATTGATGGAACGGCTTTTCAGCAATTATGTAGCTGAGAAATTTAGCTGGGTCGGgtcaaaaggaaaaagaattttttcaacacttcATTTGTGTCGTGTTATTCTAG ATGTTGTCGGGAAAGCATCGACCACAAATTTGGTCACAGAAGATATGATTGCGAAAGTCATTAAAGATTGGTTACGGCACGCGAAGGAACGATTGTCACGAGAGAAACC GCCCCTATCTTTGCACACAGATGCAGAAGAAAACTCCGCCAGAGAACCAGATGCCGAAGTAGAACTTAACGTTCCTGGAGTAGCTGAAGGGACTGATTATTCCAACTA a